One Serinicoccus chungangensis genomic window carries:
- a CDS encoding HD-GYP domain-containing protein, which translates to MPVVMLAGSLILLAAVLAAVGGVLRLPDRGAGVGVTLLLMALVTLGVQIHERGMSHWSVSVSTVVLAAAIPIAGPVGTTVAAGLPYLTDFRSRNWRTRFFNCGMTATMAAAGSLAYLVTGGVLVDDIPAGPTGLLLRVGAPLLVAYVVMIAVNVLCIGLVSAVSRGTRVLPVAESVLRSLGWGYLSHAAIGFLFVVLWGPVGLGPGSALFVLGPLLIAHWAIGRDALARREHQETVTTFVAALEEADPSSVGHSARVADLADALAEQLGVVASEAEDLRYAALLHDIGMMVVRADLPTDPQDEIAYLSALSAHPLAGVNVLEGLDFLEDSLPAIAHHHERWDGRGYPAGLRAEEIPLAARIIAVADAFDALTAAPEDEAVSAPEALQDLRRRAGSHLDPQVVEALGGVLARAGSPWLGGRRLAAGSTGRLLPDHDHPSISDAFADWQPESTDLLFPGTGEAR; encoded by the coding sequence ATGCCCGTCGTGATGCTGGCGGGCTCGCTCATCCTCCTCGCGGCGGTGCTGGCCGCGGTGGGGGGAGTGCTGCGGCTCCCCGACCGGGGTGCGGGAGTGGGCGTGACGCTCCTGCTCATGGCCCTGGTCACGCTGGGGGTGCAGATCCACGAGCGGGGGATGAGTCACTGGAGCGTGTCGGTCTCCACCGTCGTCCTGGCCGCCGCCATCCCCATCGCGGGCCCCGTGGGCACCACCGTGGCTGCGGGGCTGCCGTATCTCACCGACTTCCGCAGCCGCAACTGGCGCACCCGCTTCTTCAACTGCGGGATGACGGCCACGATGGCGGCGGCCGGCTCCCTCGCGTACCTGGTCACCGGCGGGGTGCTCGTCGACGACATCCCGGCAGGCCCGACGGGGTTGCTCCTGCGGGTGGGGGCGCCGCTGCTGGTGGCCTACGTGGTGATGATCGCGGTCAACGTCCTGTGCATCGGGCTGGTGTCGGCGGTGAGCCGGGGGACCCGGGTGCTGCCCGTCGCGGAGTCCGTCCTGCGCAGCCTGGGCTGGGGGTATCTGTCGCACGCCGCCATCGGCTTCCTCTTCGTGGTCCTCTGGGGCCCGGTCGGCCTCGGGCCGGGGTCGGCGCTCTTCGTGCTGGGCCCGCTCCTCATCGCGCACTGGGCCATCGGGCGGGACGCGCTCGCGCGCCGTGAGCACCAGGAGACGGTCACCACCTTCGTCGCGGCGCTGGAGGAGGCCGACCCCTCGTCGGTCGGCCACAGCGCCCGGGTGGCGGACCTGGCGGACGCGCTGGCCGAACAGCTGGGGGTCGTGGCCTCCGAGGCCGAGGACCTGCGCTACGCGGCGCTGCTGCACGACATCGGCATGATGGTGGTGCGCGCGGACCTGCCGACCGACCCGCAGGACGAGATCGCCTACCTCAGCGCCCTCAGCGCACACCCCCTCGCGGGGGTCAACGTCCTCGAGGGCCTGGACTTCCTGGAGGACTCGCTGCCCGCCATCGCCCACCACCACGAGCGCTGGGACGGCCGCGGCTACCCCGCCGGCCTGCGCGCCGAGGAGATCCCGCTCGCCGCGCGCATCATCGCCGTGGCGGATGCCTTCGACGCCCTGACGGCCGCACCGGAGGACGAGGCGGTCAGCGCCCCCGAGGCTCTCCAGGACCTGCGTCGACGGGCGGGAAGCCACCTGGACCCGCAGGTCGTCGAGGCGCTGGGAGGGGTGCTCGCCCGCGCGGGCAGCCCGTGGCTCGGGGGCCGGCGGCTGGCCGCCGGCAGCACCGGTCGGCTGCTCCCGGACCACGACCACCCCAGCATCAGCGACGCCTTCGCCGACTGGCAGCCCGAGTCGACGGACCTGCTCTTCCCGGGCACGGGTGAGGCGCGGTGA
- a CDS encoding 50S ribosomal protein bL37, with protein sequence MSKRARKRRDRKKKAANHGRKPNA encoded by the coding sequence ATGAGCAAGCGAGCCCGCAAGCGTCGCGACCGCAAGAAGAAGGCCGCCAACCACGGCCGCAAGCCGAACGCCTGA
- the rsrA gene encoding mycothiol system anti-sigma-R factor: MAQGHEADGDAVDCAGVLLRLFEFVDNETGPVDRARIQAHLDDCGSCLAEYDRDLLLKALVRRACARQSAPPELRSQILTRITSTQVTVVRRRDT; encoded by the coding sequence ATGGCTCAGGGTCACGAGGCCGACGGGGACGCCGTCGACTGCGCCGGCGTCCTGCTGCGCCTGTTCGAGTTCGTCGACAACGAGACCGGACCGGTGGACCGGGCCCGGATCCAGGCCCACCTGGACGACTGCGGGTCCTGCCTGGCCGAGTACGACCGCGACCTGCTGCTCAAGGCGCTGGTCCGGCGGGCGTGCGCCCGCCAGAGCGCGCCGCCCGAGCTGCGCAGCCAGATCCTCACCCGGATCACCAGCACCCAGGTCACCGTCGTGCGTCGCCGCGACACGTAG
- a CDS encoding sigma-70 family RNA polymerase sigma factor, translated as MSTDQPAVEEIDAQAAADATVDVATESPQERSARFEREAMPLLDQMYSAALRTTRNPTDAEDLVQETYAKAFAAFHQYRPGTNLRAWMYRILTNSYINSYRKKQRQPLQSDAAEVEDYQLARAASHTSVGLRSAEAEALDHLPDSDVTRALASIGEDFRMAVYLADVEGFSYKEIADIMDTPIGTVMSRLHRGRKQLRELLTDYAAERGITRAGEGS; from the coding sequence ATGAGTACTGACCAGCCGGCCGTCGAGGAGATCGACGCCCAGGCAGCGGCAGATGCGACCGTCGACGTCGCGACCGAGAGCCCGCAGGAACGGTCCGCGCGCTTCGAGCGCGAGGCCATGCCGTTGCTGGACCAGATGTACAGCGCGGCGCTGCGGACCACGAGGAACCCGACCGACGCCGAGGACCTGGTGCAGGAGACCTACGCCAAGGCGTTCGCGGCCTTCCATCAGTACCGGCCCGGGACCAACCTGCGCGCCTGGATGTACCGCATCCTCACCAACTCCTACATCAACAGCTACCGCAAGAAGCAGCGCCAGCCGCTGCAGTCGGATGCGGCGGAGGTCGAGGACTACCAGCTGGCGCGGGCCGCCTCCCACACATCGGTGGGGCTGCGCTCGGCCGAGGCGGAGGCGCTGGACCACCTCCCGGACAGCGACGTCACGCGAGCCCTCGCGAGCATCGGTGAGGACTTCCGCATGGCGGTGTACCTCGCCGACGTCGAGGGTTTCTCCTACAAGGAGATCGCCGACATCATGGACACCCCGATCGGCACCGTGATGTCCCGGCTGCACCGGGGTCGCAAGCAGCTGCGGGAGCTCCTGACCGACTACGCCGCGGAGCGCGGCATCACGCGCGCAGGGGAGGGGTCGTGA
- a CDS encoding pyridoxal phosphate-dependent aminotransferase yields MNPSARPDRLRPLTQPAKLQNVLYEIRGPVAARAAALEAEGHRILKLNIGNPAPFGFEAPDIILQDMIAALPGAQGYSESKGILPARRAVVSRYQDEPDFPPLDVDHVYLGNGVSELIMMTLNALLDPGDEVLVPAPDYPLWTAATSLAGGIPRHYLCDETDGWNPQVEDIRAKITPRTKALVVINPNNPTGAVYSREVLEQVVELAREHSLLLLADEIYDRIVYDDARHVSIASLAPDLLCLTFNGLSKTYRVAGYRAGWVAITGPTAHARGFLEGIELLASTRLCPNVPAQHAIQVAVSGHQSIEELVAPGGRLAEQRDIATGMLNAMEGVSCVEPRGALYVFPRLDPEVHEIHDDVQLCLDLLEREKILVVHGTGFNWPTPDHLRVVTLPWGADLRAALERMGNFLSAYRQ; encoded by the coding sequence GTGAACCCGAGCGCGCGCCCCGACCGACTCCGTCCGCTGACCCAGCCGGCGAAGCTGCAGAACGTCCTCTACGAGATCCGCGGTCCGGTGGCGGCCCGGGCGGCGGCCCTGGAGGCGGAGGGGCACCGCATCCTCAAGCTCAACATCGGCAACCCCGCGCCGTTCGGCTTCGAGGCCCCCGACATCATCCTGCAGGACATGATCGCGGCGCTGCCCGGTGCGCAGGGCTACTCGGAGTCCAAGGGCATCCTCCCCGCCCGCCGCGCCGTCGTCTCCCGCTACCAGGACGAGCCGGACTTCCCCCCGCTCGACGTCGACCACGTCTACCTCGGCAACGGCGTCTCCGAGCTCATCATGATGACGCTCAACGCCCTTCTCGACCCCGGCGACGAGGTGCTCGTCCCCGCACCGGACTACCCCCTGTGGACCGCTGCGACGAGCCTGGCCGGCGGCATACCGCGCCACTACCTGTGCGACGAGACGGACGGCTGGAACCCGCAGGTGGAGGACATCCGGGCCAAGATCACCCCGCGCACCAAGGCCCTGGTCGTCATCAACCCGAACAACCCCACCGGGGCGGTCTACTCGCGCGAGGTGCTCGAGCAGGTCGTCGAGCTGGCGCGCGAGCACTCCCTGCTGCTGCTGGCCGACGAGATCTACGACCGCATCGTCTACGACGACGCCCGGCACGTGTCGATCGCCTCGTTGGCGCCCGACCTGCTCTGCCTGACCTTCAACGGCCTGTCCAAGACCTACCGGGTGGCCGGCTACCGGGCCGGCTGGGTCGCCATCACCGGGCCCACCGCGCACGCCAGGGGCTTCCTCGAGGGCATCGAGCTGCTCGCCTCCACCCGGCTGTGCCCCAACGTGCCGGCCCAGCACGCGATCCAGGTGGCGGTGTCCGGCCACCAGAGCATCGAGGAGCTGGTCGCGCCGGGAGGTCGCCTCGCCGAGCAGCGCGACATCGCCACCGGCATGCTGAACGCCATGGAGGGGGTGAGCTGCGTGGAGCCGCGGGGGGCCCTCTACGTCTTCCCCCGCCTCGATCCCGAGGTCCACGAGATCCACGACGACGTGCAGCTGTGCCTCGACCTGCTGGAGCGCGAGAAGATCCTCGTCGTGCACGGGACCGGGTTCAACTGGCCCACCCCCGACCACCTGCGCGTCGTGACCCTCCCCTGGGGGGCGGACCTGCGAGCGGCCCTGGAGCGGATGGGCAACTTCCTGTCCGCCTACCGCCAGTGA
- a CDS encoding SOS response-associated peptidase, translated as MCGRYAASAHPDELVEAYDVELDATGERSLSLLKNPQTPAPGEPDYNVAPSKQAPVVLTRAPRTATEAADPDDAAPAPVRQLRLLTWGLVPSWAKDPSVGARMINARQETLLEKPAFSRAALARRALVPVSGWYEWQASPVAKDTRGKPRKQPFYVSRADGLPLALAGVYEFWRNPQSPPDDEDAWLVTYAVITTAAEPGLDRIHERQPLALEPDQWRDWLDPGLTDADDVRSMVAAAHVPGRFTAWPVSRAVGSAGSNGAGLVEPLPATELVGAVDPVSGEVIGG; from the coding sequence ATGTGCGGACGGTATGCCGCGAGCGCCCACCCGGACGAGCTCGTCGAGGCCTACGACGTCGAGCTCGACGCCACCGGTGAGCGGTCGCTCAGCCTGCTGAAGAACCCACAGACGCCGGCGCCGGGCGAGCCCGACTACAACGTGGCACCCAGCAAGCAGGCCCCCGTGGTGCTGACCCGCGCGCCTCGGACCGCCACGGAGGCCGCGGACCCCGACGACGCCGCCCCGGCCCCGGTCCGGCAGCTGCGGCTGCTCACCTGGGGCCTGGTGCCGTCCTGGGCCAAGGACCCCTCCGTCGGGGCACGCATGATCAACGCGCGTCAGGAGACCCTGCTGGAGAAGCCGGCCTTCTCCCGCGCGGCCCTGGCCCGGCGCGCCCTCGTGCCCGTCAGCGGGTGGTACGAGTGGCAGGCCAGCCCGGTGGCGAAGGACACCAGAGGCAAGCCCCGCAAGCAGCCCTTCTACGTCAGTCGCGCAGACGGCCTGCCGCTGGCGCTGGCCGGCGTCTACGAGTTCTGGCGCAACCCGCAGTCCCCGCCCGACGACGAGGACGCCTGGCTGGTGACCTACGCGGTCATCACCACCGCTGCGGAGCCGGGCCTGGACCGCATCCACGAGCGCCAGCCGCTCGCCCTCGAGCCCGACCAGTGGCGCGACTGGCTCGACCCCGGCCTCACGGACGCCGACGACGTCCGGTCGATGGTCGCGGCGGCGCACGTGCCGGGCCGCTTCACGGCCTGGCCCGTGAGCCGGGCCGTGGGCAGTGCCGGCAGCAACGGAGCGGGCCTGGTGGAGCCCCTCCCGGCCACCGAGCTGGTGGGGGCGGTCGACCCCGTCAGCGGAGAGGTGATCGGCGGGTGA
- a CDS encoding glycosyltransferase, which yields MVAAIGSRGDVLPFTHLAGRFAAAGHDVTLVTHGTLVDGAHPGLRVAEVSSDPEELLAGPAARAVRRGSPRQLSRTRQLFADFIDSARQPALEALEGADVLVASTFAIAAVHEALDRSVPVVRAHMWPEHADLRGPMPLLPYSWLLPGPLRRLARRGLRGVESYLGGVDGRWRRGRLHLVARHPVTLTTSTHGSLYAFSRELVPDSPEHGTVTGWWTAQGGSRPLSAPVARALDDGHEWIYVGFGSMHQRDPDALLHRLEEVCARLGVHALVQVAGGDTSAHPHLLAVAGEPHDALFGKVRAVVHHGGAGTTGAAVRAGTPSVVVPHLADQFYWGRRLHLLGVAPRPVPRTVASTSRLTRALSEALSPPVRRRAADLARRVEGEDGCGVAVRQVEEWLARAESR from the coding sequence GTGGTGGCGGCCATCGGCAGCCGGGGCGACGTCCTTCCCTTCACCCACCTCGCGGGGCGCTTCGCGGCGGCCGGGCACGACGTCACCCTCGTCACGCACGGGACGCTCGTGGACGGCGCCCACCCCGGCCTGCGCGTGGCGGAGGTCTCCAGCGACCCCGAGGAGCTGCTCGCCGGCCCGGCGGCCCGGGCTGTGCGTCGCGGCAGCCCCCGACAGCTGAGCCGTACCCGGCAGCTCTTCGCGGACTTCATCGACTCCGCGCGGCAACCGGCCCTGGAGGCCCTGGAGGGCGCGGACGTCCTGGTGGCGTCCACCTTCGCCATCGCCGCGGTGCACGAGGCCCTGGACCGCTCCGTCCCGGTGGTCCGGGCGCACATGTGGCCGGAGCACGCCGACCTCCGGGGGCCCATGCCCCTCCTCCCCTACTCGTGGCTGCTGCCCGGGCCGCTGCGACGGCTCGCCCGGCGCGGGCTGCGCGGCGTCGAGAGCTACCTGGGCGGGGTCGACGGCCGGTGGCGGCGCGGTCGGCTGCACCTCGTCGCCCGCCATCCGGTGACCCTGACGACCTCGACGCACGGCTCCCTCTACGCCTTCAGCCGCGAGCTCGTCCCCGACAGCCCGGAGCACGGCACCGTGACCGGGTGGTGGACGGCTCAGGGCGGCTCGCGGCCGCTCTCGGCGCCGGTGGCGCGAGCCCTGGACGACGGCCACGAGTGGATCTACGTCGGCTTCGGATCGATGCACCAGCGCGACCCGGACGCCCTGCTGCACCGCCTGGAGGAGGTCTGCGCCCGCCTCGGGGTCCACGCCCTCGTCCAGGTGGCGGGTGGGGACACCAGCGCCCACCCCCACCTGCTGGCCGTCGCCGGGGAACCGCACGACGCGCTGTTCGGGAAGGTGCGCGCGGTCGTGCACCACGGCGGCGCGGGCACGACGGGCGCCGCGGTCCGGGCGGGCACCCCCTCGGTCGTGGTGCCGCACCTGGCCGACCAGTTCTACTGGGGCCGGCGGCTGCACCTCCTGGGGGTGGCGCCGCGCCCGGTCCCCCGCACGGTGGCGTCCACCAGCAGGCTCACCCGGGCGCTGTCCGAGGCCCTGTCGCCACCGGTGCGACGACGGGCCGCCGACCTCGCCCGCCGGGTCGAGGGCGAGGACGGGTGCGGCGTCGCGGTCCGACAGGTCGAGGAGTGGCTGGCCCGCGCGGAGAGCCGGTGA
- a CDS encoding glycosyltransferase family 39 protein, giving the protein MRSAVPVRVDPSPLRVAAPPMLAVALVLLVVAPRYGPHWDELYFGMLPPRWWYEDQPPLTVWITWALGRVSDDLWVQRLPAVAAAVAGAFVATLYPRTLGASPRVQRLAGWAHAFTVYPLIMGHLFTTSSLDLLAWQVVVLCVLRATTGHPHGLFWAGTVAGVACWNKLLVVVLAAALLVGLLVARRGVLLTRDALHGSLALVVLGAPQVLLQLVHGIPMTQVSSGLVDQQGDLVRLLLLPALALFLGPPLLLVWVGGLLGPWRSDHPARFLLPTAVVVVLWTLAHPSQPYYPVGVLLPALAVGWVTSGVARRWSPRRSSLVVAANGVVACLLCLPLLPPSEPWLSTLSRVDPTIRDQVGWPGYAEQISSLRAPGEDVVVDTYALAGAVHRYGTPEDRAAVYSGHNALWDLGPPTSDRVLLVGEDAVQQRDAFAGCRSAGSLQTGPVVHPELAHVPLLHCTGPVTDWPTLWPRFRRLTG; this is encoded by the coding sequence GTGAGGTCGGCCGTCCCGGTCCGGGTCGACCCCAGCCCGCTCCGGGTGGCCGCGCCACCCATGCTGGCGGTGGCCCTGGTGCTGCTCGTCGTCGCACCTCGCTACGGGCCGCACTGGGACGAGCTGTACTTCGGCATGCTGCCGCCCCGGTGGTGGTACGAGGACCAGCCTCCCCTGACCGTCTGGATCACGTGGGCGCTCGGCCGGGTCAGCGACGACCTGTGGGTGCAGCGTCTGCCCGCCGTCGCGGCCGCCGTCGCGGGCGCGTTCGTGGCGACCCTCTACCCCCGCACCCTGGGTGCCTCCCCGCGGGTCCAGCGTCTGGCGGGGTGGGCGCACGCCTTCACGGTCTACCCCCTCATCATGGGTCACCTCTTCACCACGTCGAGCCTCGACCTGCTGGCCTGGCAGGTCGTCGTCCTGTGCGTCCTGCGCGCGACCACGGGCCACCCGCACGGGCTGTTCTGGGCGGGGACGGTCGCCGGCGTGGCGTGCTGGAACAAGCTGCTCGTCGTCGTCCTCGCAGCGGCCCTGCTCGTCGGCCTGCTGGTGGCCCGACGCGGCGTGCTGCTCACCCGGGACGCCCTGCACGGCTCGCTGGCCCTCGTCGTCCTCGGTGCTCCGCAGGTGCTGCTGCAGCTCGTCCACGGCATACCGATGACCCAGGTCTCCAGCGGCCTGGTCGACCAGCAGGGGGATCTCGTCCGCCTCCTCCTGCTGCCCGCCCTCGCGCTCTTCCTCGGACCCCCGCTGCTGCTCGTCTGGGTGGGCGGGCTCCTCGGCCCCTGGCGCAGCGACCACCCCGCCCGCTTCCTGCTGCCGACGGCCGTCGTCGTCGTCCTCTGGACCCTCGCCCACCCCTCGCAGCCCTACTACCCGGTCGGCGTGCTGCTGCCCGCCCTGGCCGTGGGGTGGGTGACCTCGGGGGTGGCGCGACGGTGGAGCCCGCGCAGGAGCTCCCTGGTGGTCGCCGCCAACGGGGTCGTCGCCTGTCTCCTCTGCCTGCCTCTCCTGCCACCGTCCGAGCCCTGGCTGTCGACGCTGTCGCGGGTCGACCCGACGATCCGCGACCAGGTCGGCTGGCCGGGGTACGCCGAGCAGATCAGCTCCCTGAGGGCGCCGGGGGAGGACGTCGTCGTCGACACCTACGCCCTGGCCGGAGCGGTGCACCGCTACGGCACCCCCGAGGACCGCGCGGCCGTGTACTCCGGCCACAACGCGCTCTGGGACCTCGGTCCCCCCACGAGCGACCGGGTGCTGCTCGTCGGCGAGGACGCCGTGCAGCAGCGCGACGCCTTCGCCGGCTGTCGGTCGGCGGGGTCGCTGCAGACGGGTCCGGTCGTCCACCCGGAGCTCGCGCACGTCCCCCTGCTGCACTGCACCGGGCCGGTCACGGACTGGCCGACCCTCTGGCCCCGCTTCCGTCGGCTGACCGGCTGA
- a CDS encoding DUF998 domain-containing protein, translated as MTRSPVSNRRAVLGGAGVLAAMLLFAATVGAAIHTTGTTFVWSVNMISDLGDGACRPRDGRWICSPGATAFNVGLLLTGVLLTASALCLTARWGRWLAGSVAVMGLGLVVAAVFPAGDTGAVHLAGVILALVVPAGGLLLSAVRPETAWLERGRPTRGVLATVALLFCAENRVPPALVQEGTGQMIIVSCLLLALLVESVRLLTSRSG; from the coding sequence ATGACTCGCTCCCCGGTGTCGAACCGTCGGGCGGTGCTCGGCGGTGCGGGGGTGCTGGCCGCCATGCTGCTGTTCGCCGCCACGGTCGGGGCGGCGATCCATACCACGGGCACGACCTTCGTCTGGTCGGTGAACATGATCAGCGACCTGGGGGACGGCGCCTGCCGGCCCCGGGACGGGCGGTGGATCTGCTCGCCCGGCGCGACGGCGTTCAATGTCGGGCTGCTGCTCACCGGGGTGCTGCTGACGGCGTCAGCGCTCTGCCTGACCGCCCGGTGGGGCCGCTGGCTCGCCGGCAGCGTGGCGGTCATGGGCCTGGGCCTGGTGGTCGCCGCGGTCTTCCCCGCCGGGGACACCGGGGCCGTGCACCTGGCGGGTGTGATCCTGGCGCTGGTGGTCCCGGCAGGAGGTCTCCTGCTCTCCGCCGTGCGGCCGGAGACGGCGTGGCTGGAGCGCGGTCGGCCGACCCGGGGCGTGCTGGCGACGGTGGCGCTGCTCTTCTGCGCCGAGAACCGCGTGCCCCCGGCCCTGGTCCAGGAGGGCACCGGGCAGATGATCATCGTCTCCTGCCTGCTCCTCGCGCTGCTGGTGGAGTCGGTGCGGCTGCTGACCTCGAGGTCGGGCTGA
- the aroA gene encoding 3-phosphoshikimate 1-carboxyvinyltransferase — protein MTDAPTWAAPLADGPIDARVRVPGSKSLTNRWLVLALLADGPSTLRHPLRSDDSLHMVGALRALGAEVDDEDPEAWVVRPPEGGPRGGVDVDCGQAGTVMRFVPPVAALADGMVRFDGHPSARARPVGPVLRALADIGVDVHDGGRGTLPFEVLGPLRDDGSGRAPHVRMDASASSQFVSALLLAGAAYPAGLRLEHTGTTLPSLPHIEMTLDVLGAVGVHVQRPDPTSWLVPPGPVRAFDVAVEPDLSSAAPFLALAAATGGSVLVPGWPERTTQPGARMREVLEAVGARTETTAEGLLATGAADGRLSGVDLDLSEVGELTPVVAALCALADSPSRLRGVAHLRGHETDRLAALAAELGRLGAHAQELPDGLAIEPGDLVGTRLRTYHDHRMVMFGAVVGSVVPDVVLEDPGAAGKTFPGFDLAWEQALGAAGGDEG, from the coding sequence ATGACCGACGCGCCGACCTGGGCCGCGCCCCTCGCCGACGGCCCGATCGACGCCCGGGTCCGCGTGCCGGGCAGCAAGTCGCTCACCAACCGCTGGCTGGTGCTCGCCCTGCTGGCGGACGGGCCGAGCACCCTGCGTCACCCGCTGCGGTCCGACGACAGCCTGCACATGGTCGGCGCGCTGCGGGCCCTCGGTGCGGAAGTGGACGACGAGGACCCGGAGGCCTGGGTGGTCCGGCCGCCGGAGGGAGGACCTCGGGGTGGGGTGGACGTCGACTGCGGGCAGGCCGGCACGGTCATGCGCTTCGTCCCACCGGTCGCGGCCCTGGCCGACGGCATGGTCCGCTTCGACGGGCACCCGAGCGCCCGTGCCCGGCCGGTCGGGCCGGTGCTCCGGGCGCTCGCCGACATCGGGGTCGACGTCCACGACGGTGGGAGGGGGACCCTGCCCTTCGAGGTCCTCGGCCCGCTGCGCGACGACGGCTCCGGCCGCGCCCCGCACGTCCGCATGGACGCCTCCGCCAGCTCGCAGTTCGTCTCCGCGCTGCTGCTCGCGGGTGCGGCATACCCGGCCGGCCTCCGGCTGGAGCACACCGGGACGACGCTGCCGAGCCTGCCGCACATCGAGATGACGCTGGACGTCCTGGGCGCGGTCGGCGTCCACGTCCAGCGCCCGGACCCGACGAGCTGGCTGGTCCCTCCCGGCCCGGTGCGCGCGTTCGACGTGGCCGTGGAGCCCGACCTGTCCTCGGCCGCCCCCTTCCTCGCCCTGGCGGCGGCCACGGGAGGATCGGTCCTGGTGCCGGGCTGGCCGGAGCGGACCACCCAGCCGGGTGCGCGGATGCGCGAGGTCCTGGAGGCCGTCGGAGCCCGCACCGAGACCACCGCCGAAGGGCTGCTCGCGACCGGTGCCGCGGACGGGCGGCTGTCCGGCGTCGACCTGGACCTGTCCGAGGTGGGGGAGCTCACCCCCGTGGTCGCCGCACTCTGCGCGCTGGCCGACTCCCCCAGCCGGCTGCGCGGGGTGGCGCACCTCCGGGGGCACGAGACCGACCGCCTCGCCGCCCTGGCTGCCGAGCTGGGACGCCTGGGCGCCCACGCGCAGGAGCTGCCCGACGGCCTCGCCATCGAGCCCGGCGACCTCGTGGGCACCCGGCTGCGCACCTACCACGACCACCGGATGGTGATGTTCGGCGCGGTGGTCGGGTCCGTGGTGCCCGACGTCGTGCTCGAGGACCCGGGGGCGGCGGGCAAGACCTTCCCCGGCTTCGACCTGGCCTGGGAGCAGGCCCTCGGCGCTGCCGGCGGGGACGAGGGATGA
- the rsgA gene encoding ribosome small subunit-dependent GTPase A, with protein sequence MSGRYDHLDESDVRVRPSRKGSRPRTKDRPSHDDAVRGVVTTVDRGRYTARVADRTVVAMRARELGRSRIVVGDRVGMVGDTTGRPDSLARIVRVEERRTVLRRSADDSDTVERVIVANADQLVVVTALADPEPRERMVDRCLVAAYDAGLDPLLVLTKADLASPDAFLRHYAALDVPSVVTATVPGEGGGAVDPAAVERVREALLGRTSVLVGHSGVGKSTLVNALVPDAARSTGAVNAVTGRGRHTSTSAVALELAGGGWVVDTPGVRSFGLGHVDPASFVEHFEDLAAGTAGCPRGCSHDEPDCALDAWVDEGRAGPAGAARLESLRRLLRSRTGEDHG encoded by the coding sequence ATGAGCGGTCGCTACGACCACCTCGACGAGTCGGACGTGCGCGTCCGGCCCTCCCGCAAGGGGTCGCGGCCCCGCACCAAGGACCGGCCCTCCCACGACGACGCCGTCCGCGGGGTGGTCACCACGGTCGACCGGGGGCGCTACACCGCCAGGGTGGCGGACCGGACGGTCGTCGCCATGAGGGCCCGCGAGCTGGGGCGCAGCCGCATCGTCGTCGGCGACCGGGTCGGGATGGTGGGCGACACGACCGGGCGACCCGACTCGCTGGCCCGCATCGTGCGGGTCGAGGAACGGCGCACCGTGCTGCGGCGCAGCGCGGACGACTCGGACACCGTGGAGCGGGTCATCGTCGCCAACGCCGACCAGCTGGTCGTCGTGACCGCCCTCGCCGACCCCGAGCCGCGCGAGCGCATGGTGGACCGGTGCCTGGTCGCCGCCTACGACGCGGGCCTCGACCCGCTGCTGGTCCTCACCAAGGCCGACCTGGCCTCCCCCGACGCCTTCCTGCGCCACTACGCGGCGCTCGACGTGCCCTCCGTCGTGACGGCCACGGTGCCCGGCGAGGGCGGCGGCGCCGTCGACCCGGCCGCCGTCGAGCGGGTGCGCGAGGCCCTGCTCGGCCGCACCAGCGTGCTCGTCGGCCACTCGGGGGTGGGCAAGTCGACCCTCGTCAACGCCCTCGTGCCCGACGCCGCCCGCTCGACGGGTGCGGTCAACGCGGTCACGGGACGGGGGCGGCACACCTCCACCTCGGCCGTCGCCCTGGAGCTGGCCGGAGGCGGGTGGGTGGTCGACACCCCCGGTGTGCGCTCGTTCGGCCTCGGGCACGTCGACCCGGCCAGCTTCGTGGAGCACTTCGAGGACCTCGCCGCGGGGACCGCGGGGTGCCCACGCGGCTGCAGCCACGACGAGCCGGACTGCGCCCTGGACGCCTGGGTGGACGAGGGGCGCGCGGGGCCGGCCGGTGCCGCCCGGCTGGAGTCGTTGCGCCGGTTGCTGCGCAGCCGGACCGGTGAGGACCACGGCTGA